From the Cololabis saira isolate AMF1-May2022 chromosome 13, fColSai1.1, whole genome shotgun sequence genome, the window TTATGCACACATCTTGTCCTACTTTGAGTCTCCTTGTATATAGTTAAGACATGTCCAGACTTGAGCTATTCAAACTGTAATCTGCATATGGAGGGAGGGCTGTACATTACCCTGGAGACGTAACAGAATTAATGAGTAAAGTTAATCAATCTCATACTAGTGAGCAATACAGTTTGAATCAATttaaaattaagattttctCCTATGGCAATATACCAGGCTATCAATTTTTATGCCTATTGATCATTAGCTTTATGTTCAGGAACATAAGGAAAATGgtgtaaacaaaataaattagaCCCGAAGGAAAAAAAGCCATGATGTTGGGACACACCCAATAAATTGCCAGGCtaccttttaaaaacaaaagtgtTAATACTTTTTAGAGTACCGATAAAAATTCAGAAATACTCATTGCATTGATTGTAACACATTTCAGCTGCAAATGGCTAAATTTAAAGTTACTATAGACATATTGTTGGTGCATGTGTGTTTAAAATCCTTCTTGGACAATATAGTGGTCTGTTTTGGATGCAATCAAAATAACTTCTGCAGTCATTTTGAAGGGTCAAATTTgtcaaaataaatttaaaacagCCACCATGTCAAAGCTCTGTAGTGGCCACTGGAGGTTGCCATAATGCTGTCTGCCATTCCCTGAAAACTGCGTGGCCGCAGTTGAAGTTTCTGCTTTCACCCAAACGAGGCATTTACCATAAAATGagaactgacaaaaaaaaacaaaaaaaaaaaaacacaagactgAAACAAGCATACACCTgcaaaattttttatttttactacaAGTATACAAAACTTGACAAATGTGGAGAAGTTATTTACATAAAGAAAATTGTGGAGGTCTGGACAGGTAAACTGCTGGTTTCAGAGCTCAGGAAGAAGTTCAAGACGATCACGCTGATGACTCGACAGAGGCCGACTGGCTGGCAGGCTGCagggagaaataaaataaatataagtaTTCAATGAACACCCACGATCCAGGAAAAGGTTTAAATTTCAGGAGAAGAATTCTGCTGAATGCAGGTTATTCCTCCTTGGCTGTTAAGTCACAAGAAACATTTCCGTGTTTCGTCTGAAAACGAACGTATTCAAGCATGATTCTCCAGGAAAACAGTCTGCTCCAGCCACTGACGCACACTGCAATAGAGCAAAATTCAGCACACCGAGTATAGCACCGTCTTGAAGTTATGTAGCCGGCCTAAATGAGCAGTTCAGGTCACACCTTAAATTAAAATCTGAAAAACTGATTGTGACGAGACCTTCACAGACAAGGATTCTGTTCCATGGTGCATCATTAAAGATTGTTGTAGGACTGAAACTTAACATGAAGCACTGGGTGGGCAGTCAGTCCATCTAGATTAGCAGAATCACAACACAATTGCAGGATTCAAATAAAAATCAGAAACAGGCCTATCACTCGCCTCCTGTGAATTTCCCTCCTGAACTCCTTTGCTGGCACTAGAGTCACCGCTGCCATTAACTGTGGTTTCCTGTTTTGCTTGTTTAGCATCTGTGTCCTTTACTGGGCTCTCCTCGTCTGGTTTCCTCTGTGTGGAAACAAAACCAGGGCATGGGGAGAATAGGAGACTGAATGCGTCTGCAAACATTTcaatttgtatttaaaaaagggaagggagagaaaaaaaaaagtgtatttttcTAAATGAAACAGCCAGAGCCAGTTATATTAATGTCACAAATCATGCGCACAAGTCAGCCTGTAATCAAATCTAGTACAAACTGACAAATCACCTAATACGCAAAAGCCAAGATTCCTAGAACCAGAGAAGCAAACATTACAGAGACCAGTAATACACATGGCCCAGTCAATGTTGTCCATTGTAGTTTAAAAAAGTATTTGAgaaaatgcagaaaaactacAATTAATAGAAAATGACATCCATTTTGGGGGTCTCACCTTTTTCCTGACCAGGTGAGAAATGTTAGACACCGCTTTTGAAGATGAGCTCTCAGATGCTTTAGCTGGGCTCTGAAAGAGGAATGTTGCGTTAGATTACTCAAGATTTGTTTTGTATGTACAGTCAATAGCGTGAGCATAGTCATTACCTGGCTGGCTGTGGCAAATGCAGCCGATGATGGACCACCATTTTCATGGAGGAATGTTGATGATGAAGTTGAGGCACCACCCTTCAAGAGACGAGTTGGTTACCCAGAAGTGAAATTGTATTAATCTTTCTTATACAGCTTCTGATAGATGTTAACACGGCTTTACATTCCCATGTTCGGAGACCCATGATGATCCCGTCATGTACTTACTAGTGTCTGCTGGATAACCTGCGAGGCAGTATTGGCCATTTTCTGGCTCTCCTTTGCATCTTCCACCTTTTCCTTGATGTCAGGCAGGAGCAGCTTCAGCTCTTCAACCtcatttttctcctcttttgcaCCATCACCCCCTTCAGCCGCTTCTATAGCCTCCTGTAGTTTGGCTACACAAAGTGGCCAAGATAATAGAATGTGGTAATTACACTTGCTTGGATGGCAACCATGAGtaatgaggaaaaacaaaaaaaaaaaaaaaaaaaaaaaaatcacacaccaACTGCTGCAACTGAAAAGTTTTATAATACGTTTTCACAAAATGAAACTCTGGAGTCACCAAAAAGTCTTACCTAGGCGGGCCTCGATCACCTCTATCGATCTGTTAAAGTGCTGTATGGCCTGGCTGTACTGGTCCATGTAGCCGAGTGTTGTAGCAACGTGGTAGTGGGTCTCAGCAAGCAGGCGGCTGTGGGGAGGCAAGTGCTTCAGCTGCAGGGCAAGACACTCCTGAAAGTCTTCTAGTGCCTGTGGATAGTTGCCTGAGGATTAAAAAGCAAGAGAAatttaaaataagtgaaaatgttgagattaagtTATATTTAAAAGTTTACTTGGGACTGAGCTTTGTGTCACTTACCCGATTCAACACTGACTTCTCCAAGTTTCAGATATGCCTGGGCTGCCATCAGCTGGTCttctttaccttcttttctgtAGGGATGGAGAAATTTAACAACCATAACACAAGGCCAGcctctctctcacacatacCTATCTATGCTTACTTCTTATAGATGACTTTGGCAACTTCTAGCATTTCCCATGCCAACTGTAAATTCCCAACATCATCCTCTTCCTGAAAGGTAAAGAAGTTGTCAAATGCTGAGATTGAGTCACTGCAAACCTTCACATGGGGACTTACCTTCTCTTGGCCATTTCCATCCCCATCAtcctcgtcatcatcatcagaaTCGTCATCACCTGAAACAGTACACATACTAAGAACGCGGAACCTGATGAAAGCGCTCTAAAATGTTCCAGAAGTGCAAGATACATTTAATCCAGTTTCTCCCTTCACCTTGTGAAACAGATGTCTAACCAAAACTTTCCTAAGCCCAGACACACCAGTAGTGTTTTGTAACCAAAACTCTTCTACCCTCAGAGTCTTGTTCAGCCTCTGGGCTGGATTCTTCATCATTTTGCTCTTCTGTCTCTTCCACCACTGCTTCTTTTCCTGGAGATCCTCCAGCCTCAGCTTGCACAGGAACATCTGGGTCCTCAGTTTTGTTCATCTTGGCTTCCTGGACTGAACCCTCTTTCTCATTTCCAGGAAAATTAGAGGGTTCCTCTGAACCATCCGCACGCTTGACTGGGACCTTTGCGTCATTCTCTTCTTTCACCTCTGCGCCACTCATCTCATCTTTAGATTCCGGCTTCTCTGTTTCAGCCTTTTTCTCCTCTGCCATTGCATCGACCACCTGCCTTCGTAGCTCGTCTCTAGTTTTCTCTGCACCAGAGCGGCAAACCGTTTATAATTTAAATACGCATAAATGAGCGATTACAGCCACaagaaagtaaaaacaaaaaacacagaatTCCCCAGTTTAGTCAGTTGATAACTGTTAGAAATCTGCATCTTGAACAGAATTATGTGTTAATTGGGCAAACATTTCATATACCCACCATCAAGGTTGTCTGCACTCTCAATATTTGGGTTGCTGGGCTGGTCCTCTTCTGATTCTTCTGGGACTCCCTCCAGGGCATTACCAAGGACACCGTTTTCCATCCTATAAAAACGAGGACAGATACAGGTCAGGTCCATATATTACGGAAAGATGCAACATTAGTTTTCAGCATACTTCCTTATAGATAAAACCCGATCAATTGGGCGGCATTTGAAAACCAACTTTTCCAGGTTGTAGTGACTTTTTTTTAGGTTAACATTGACCTTCAAACTTGCATTACAGACCAGTCTGCCAAGGATTTGAAGGTTTTTACCTTTTAAAGGCAAACATTAATACAGCCATCCACTTTCAGGTTTGCAGTTGAACTTAAAAATGTGTTAACTTTGCAAGTGTTTGGGCAGTGAAGAAACTACATTCCTTCATCTGCATGAGGATTTTCTCAATGCATTTTCAGTTACCTGTattgtaaaacaaacaaaaaaacatgacaaaccTTGCAAGCTCTAGTAGAGACTTCCCACAAAGAAAGGCAGCCTCCCCACACTCGTATGCAGTGTCTCCATACTTCGCAGCCCTTTAATATTGAACAGAAACAAAGGTGAAAATtagaaaatgcaaaaataaacCACATAATAGGATACAAAGTAGAAGTGGCCTACagaacattgctagaattaaggggattctgtctaaacaagacatggaaaaactcattcatgcattcattttcagtaggttggattattgcaatggcatctttacaggcctgaacaagaaatcaatcaggcatttgcagctgatccagaacactgccgccagagtccttacaaacaccaggaaactggaccacattacaccggtcatgaaatcactacaatggcttccagtgagtcaaaggatagttTAAAATCtcactgctggtctacaaagacctgaatggtcctggaccaaaatacatggttgatctgttagttcctatgaagctcccagacccctgaggttcatttttttttttttatttttatttaacctttatttcaccaggaaacaaaaactcgttgagattaaaaatctcttttacaagagggtcctggccaagacaggcagcaacaCAGTAACATGACATATGACACGACAcataacaaaacacaaaacactgtAGACATTACTCATAGCATTTGCAGGCAGAATTGGACATTTCAAGATCTTTCAGGAGCGATTTAAAAGCATTAAGTGAGACCAGCTCTCTGACATTCAAGGTGTTTTGCAGCTGGTTCCAGGAGGAAGGCGCAGCATACCTGAAGGCCTTCTTTCCCAGCTCAGTATGCACTCTAGGGACAGATAGTAGTAGACGCTCCTGGGAGCGTAGATGGTAGCCTCCTGATTCTTTACGGTCAATGTATGACTGTAAATATATTGGAATCAGACCAAGTATGGCCTTGTAGACGAAAATGTACcagtcatctggatctggtttgttgtgtgtcccaagaaccggaaccaagcaaggtgaggcagcgttcagttattctgctcctcaccgatggaacaaacttcctgtagacctgaggtctgctccaactgtcagctcctttaaatcagggttaaaaacattactgtttactgaagtgtactcttaaattaaatacttacctgctgtactctactgcccttatttttaagagcttgtgctttttattattttacttatctaattcttaattttttcaatcttatttgttatttaccatctaattatgtcttgctgcttttaatgacaatgtaaatcactttgaattaccttgtgttgaattgtgctatataaatacatttgccttgccttacaaatctttaaaaatgcaagcagcagcagcaaattTAACCATTTAGTGTCACTTGTGCTTCAAAAGGGGACCAATATTCCAGCTCTGGTTGTCTGTTGAACTGTTTTAGgcacttttctcttttttattcccCCAGAACTCACAGCATGCCACAGGCGTCCTGGAAAACAGTGACAGCAGAAACCACATCTCCCATCACAAGGTGCCTTTTCCCCGTCCCGATCAGTTTCTTTGCCTCCTCCATAACATCCCCGGAGCTGTAAGAGAAACAAgtatatgacataaataaataggttACTGGTGGATGCTCGGATTCATTGACGAAAGCAGAAAAGTTATGGACACTCACCTGTTTggttctgcagcagctgctgctgacgaGCACGGCTTCTCCTCCGCACTGCAAAAACATACAGATTATAGCAAGTTTAACCCAAGCCGTGAATTTGAAGTTCGAGTTTATACAAGTAGCGAAAGACTGTTGTTAGCATTCTAGGGCATGTTAGCCAGTTAGCTTCCCAGGGGGTCAGTGGTGGTAATAACAGATCCTGCTGGCATCAGTCCACACCGTCAACACCCCAGACAGTTTATACAGTGCTACACCGTCTATACGTGCGAGTTATCACTATTTGGTGTAATTGGCCGCTTTAATGCAGAGTCTCGGACGATAACCGTGGTGCTAAGCTAAACCCCGGTTAGCTGCGTTTTTCCCCCAGAGAGACAAATTATAAGTGACTCTTACCTCGCAGAGCCCGATGCAGCGGATGTCTCCTCAGGCATTTTGACAAGAAATCACGGGAAAGACGCGGactggatgagctgctctgcagTTAGCGCCGCACAGACAGACCTCTTGAACAGTCTCGTTGGCGCGCTTAAATAGCGCCAAAAACAGCGCTTTCTTCCGCTCACTTCCGCTGTGGCTGGAACGCGGGAGATTGCTCTTAAAGGGACCGCAgccctttttatttgtttatgttaTTTTAACTTATTGTTACAAAGAAAATACAACAATAATGCATTCTTTTAAGGTAAATGTAtttagaagaaaaatgtataattattactactactactactactacttctactactacttatactactactatgaataataataataataataataataataataataataataataataataataataatactactactaatattaataataatactactactaatattactactactactactactactactactagtaataataataataatactactactaataataatattactactactactactactactactactactaatatgaataataaataataataataataatactgctactactactactactactactactactactactaataataataataataataataacaataataataatactactactactactactaataataataataataatagtaatactgctgctactactactactactactactaataataataataataataataataataataatactgctactactactactactactactactactaataataataataataataatattactactactactactactaataataataataatagtaatactgctgctgctactactactactactaataataataataataataataataatattaataataataatattactactactactactactaataataataataataatactaatattactactactactactactactaataataataataatgacaatactactactaataataataatactgtaccagacgcttttatccaaagtgacttacaccTTATTTACCTTCTGAAATTATGTATAAAACGTTTGAcatttgaaacaatgttatttttCGCTCTCTGGTTTTACAGTCTCATAGGTTTTGCAATTGCGAtttggatttttttaaattgtt encodes:
- the nasp gene encoding nuclear autoantigenic sperm protein isoform X2; this encodes MPEETSAASGSASAEEKPCSSAAAAAEPNSSGDVMEEAKKLIGTGKRHLVMGDVVSAVTVFQDACGMLAAKYGDTAYECGEAAFLCGKSLLELARMENGVLGNALEGVPEESEEDQPSNPNIESADNLDGDDDSDDDDEDDGDGNGQEKEEDDVGNLQLAWEMLEVAKVIYKKKEGKEDQLMAAQAYLKLGEVSVESGNYPQALEDFQECLALQLKHLPPHSRLLAETHYHVATTLGYMDQYSQAIQHFNRSIEVIEARLAKLQEAIEAAEGGDGAKEEKNEVEELKLLLPDIKEKVEDAKESQKMANTASQVIQQTLGGASTSSSTFLHENGGPSSAAFATASQSPAKASESSSSKAVSNISHLVRKKPASQSASVESSA
- the nasp gene encoding nuclear autoantigenic sperm protein isoform X1 — encoded protein: MPEETSAASGSASAEEKPCSSAAAAAEPNSSGDVMEEAKKLIGTGKRHLVMGDVVSAVTVFQDACGMLAAKYGDTAYECGEAAFLCGKSLLELARMENGVLGNALEGVPEESEEDQPSNPNIESADNLDGDDDSDDDDEDDGDGNGQEKEEDDVGNLQLAWEMLEVAKVIYKKKEGKEDQLMAAQAYLKLGEVSVESGNYPQALEDFQECLALQLKHLPPHSRLLAETHYHVATTLGYMDQYSQAIQHFNRSIEVIEARLAKLQEAIEAAEGGDGAKEEKNEVEELKLLLPDIKEKVEDAKESQKMANTASQVIQQTLGGASTSSSTFLHENGGPSSAAFATASQSPAKASESSSSKAVSNISHLVRKKRKPDEESPVKDTDAKQAKQETTVNGSGDSSASKGVQEGNSQEPASQSASVESSA